The genomic region AAGTTAATATTGCTCACGTATACCTGTGGCATTGTGAATGTTAGTAAGTATTGACCGTAAACATTCGTTAATGCCTTACCAACGTAGTTACCCCCTACGTAGATATTGATTGTGGCGTTGGGTATTGGTGTGCCATTAATTGTGGTTAATACGCCATACACCGTAACCTGGCTCCCAACAACCACAGTGCTTGGCGTGGCATTTACCGTTAGCTCAGTCCTAGTGTAGTTGCTGGTTAGTACGTTTATGAAGGTCTCATTTAGGCCAATTAGGTACTGCCTAATTGACTGGGCGGCGCTGATAACCTGCCCGGCACTACCCGGTGCAATATTGTTGAACATGCTTAATATCGCATTTAATTCATTATCAGCCTCACTATCAATAAGCAAACCCTCAATTGCCAGGGACCTGGCACCGGTATAATTACCCAGTGATATCGAGTTAACCATCTCATTGTAGATACTCCTCAACTCAACTAGGTAATTCGTAAGTTGAACCTCATAGTTATGCAGTTGACTTATCAATGGCGAGACCTTAACCGCCGCGGTGATGCCAAGGACCTTCGTAATGCTGAGGGCCCCCGTGTAATTACCGAGGGCATTAAGCTCCAGGGCCGTTATGTAAAGCTGAACAACACCCTGAGTGTTAACCGAGAGCTTCTCATTAAGTGGGTTTGGGATTGATAGTGATGGCCAGGCAATGGCGTGGCCTAGGTAGACCACCGCCATGACGATCCCAAGGGCGATGAGGGCTAGGTAAATCACCCTCATACCACAGCCACACCGAGTATTTGGAGTATTCTCATCACCGCGAAGTATAGGAACACGGCCACGAGTATGGCCGTTATGACATTGGCGACCCCACGCGCACCAGGCGGTAGTGGGTGGGCGGTTATTATCGTCACGAGGTAGACCAGCGTGATCAGTGATACGTAGATTGCAAAGTCGTTAATGCCCAAGTACGCTAGGAACGCTATCACGACCGTGTACAAAACCAGCTGTGCCACTAATAATCGCTTAAGGACCACCACCAACCACCCTAAGCCTAACAACCACGTCCCTACCCCTAACCTCCTCGTTCTCGATCATGACCGGCGAGTTCAGGGACTCTGCAACCACGGAGGCCACCAGGGACGCCGTTGGTGAACCCAGGACAGCCCTTACCAACTCATTACCATAAAGCTCCCCAACCCTTGAATCCCTGACAACCACGGTGATTCCATTCTCGCCGGGCATTACCGTAACTCCACGGGCCACGGTTAGGTGATTAACCATGCAGTTGGTTAGGCTTGTGGCCACGTCACTCCCTATCGCACCAACGCCTAGGCACCTACTCACGGCTATTGAACCCGGCGTGTGGAGTAATAACCCAGTCTCTCCTTCCCTGCCATACCTAATCGCGAAGCCCCTCGGCAACTTAATACTCGGTGGTTCAGGCCTTACGAGCGGTATTAATGCCATTGACGTACCAGCCTCGGTCGCCGAGCTGGGCAGGTAAATCGCCCTACTAGCCGTACCGATACTCTCCAGTAATGCGCTAATGTTCGTCCACCCAGACCTGGCGAGTTCGAGCTGAGTCCTCTCCAGTGATCCCTCGCCCCACGCAGCCAGGAGGCCCATTATGAGCACGGCTATCCCAAGCACGAAGATGGGGGTTGAGTTTAGGATTAGGTAGCCAATGATTGTGAGGCCAGCCCCAAGTATTATCAATGAGATGCCCAGGTCGCTGTTTAACCCTGGCACCTATCCTCACCCGCCTCGAATATCCTGGCCTTCCTCACCAGGGCAACCGTGAGTAGGGTTACCGTGACCGCATTCGTGGATACCACGATGGGCACAAACCTAATGCCCCACGGGGTGTAATTAAGTACTAAGCCAATCAATGGTAGGACTGCTAGGCTGAGGCCAATGGATAGGGCGAGCCTCTCCAGCGGGCTTAACTCATCACCCCTCGGATACAGTGACTCAACGAGTGCGTAGCCGGGCATGAATAGGAGCATCAGTGCGCCTAGGCCATACCTAAGGTAGATGAGCGGCCCACCGCCTATCAGGGTCACGGCGAGTATTGACGCGGTGACGAGGGCCAGGGAGACCCAGTACCAAAGGCCCTCAACACTGAAGACGTAGGCCACGGAATTGCGCGGGACACCCTCAAGCTCCAGTTCGCCATTCTTCCACATCATCATGACCTCGTAGGCAACTAGGCCCTTGGGGACACCCAATGCCCTGGACACCTCAGTTACGAGCTCACTCACGCTTGCGCATTGATTGGTGTTGATGGCGTTCTTAATGGCGTTTCTAATGTCGCGGTTATCCACTGGGCATCACCTGGGTCACGTTAACCCAAAGTTGCACGTACTTACCGGTGTAGACGAGGGTTAGGTTGCTTGGGCTGTACATCCACAGCTCACCAATTATCCTGTAGGTGCCCGTTGAGTTAATGCTAAGCGTCAGTGGCTCAATCCAGGACTCATTATTCAGGAGGACCCTCTGGAAAACCATGATTGGCGTCTGGTTGAGGGGTGGTTGGGCCACCGTGTTGTTGGTCACGAACACCCTCACCACGAACCAGGTGGGTACGCCCATGTGGTTGTACACGTATATGTAGAGGCTTATTGGTTGGCCCACGACAACGGTGCTTGGGTAATCACCGAGCTTACCCGTGGGCCCCAGAAGCCCAATGGCGGAGAAGGGCTGGGTATAACCACTCACTATTGACTGGGCTGTTAGGAATACGATCAGTATTATCACGATGGATAGAGCCACGGCAACCACCTCCTCACTGAAGATGAACGTCCTGGGCCTACCAGGGCCACCACCCCTAACCCTATTGCCGCCCCTAACCCTTAGCCATATTAAGCCTATCAACTCACGCCTCTTGACGTAGAACATGACACTTAACGCTACGACCCCAGCTACAACAACGGCCTTAATGACGATACCCACCATGTACCAAAGCCTTGCACCGGGGATTAGGGACTGAGCCCTGGCGACTATGCTGCCTATGACCGTGGATGCATTACCCACCTGGCCTGAGGCCTCAAGGCTTATTGCATTGTTTAGTTCATTGACGAGTGACGTGGTGTTAACGCCCAACCTGCTCAGTTCGACTATGTATTGGTATGCCGTCAATGCACCTAACTGCTGGGCATGCAGGGCGATCCCCAGCGCCGTAAGTAATAGGACCAGTAGTAATAGGTATCGATAGCTCACTTGACCAACCACCTATACTGTACGGGTCTATTAAGCCACTGCAGCCCCGCAATTATTGGGTTTCCGAACCCACCCAGCCTAATTCCAATGACGTAGGCAATGAAGGACAACCTCCTAACCACGGTGTTGATAAGCACGTCAATGATCACATCCCTAAGCATGTTCACCAACATGGTTGACCTGATAATGAAGCCAGACCTCAAATACGCTATGGCCACGTCAATTAGGGCCCTCCTGAACGGGTTAACCCTCCACCAGGACCCATACCTAATGGCCAGGGTCCTTACGTGGGTTAGGATGGGTAGGCTAATTTCCCTCACATACCTCGTGAGGAACTCCCTGACCAATTTAATCACATTATGATCAATCATTCAACGCTATAAACCAGGGAGTAAAATAAAGCTTTACTCACCCATTTCAGTGAATGGCATTAACAGTGGCCTTACGAGACCTGGTAATTGATCAATGACAGACCTGGGTATTGGCCTCATGATGTAAGTTACTAGGACAGTCACGATAAATATGGCCAACTGGTATAAGGGCCAGGAATCAATTATTAATATGTATGACAATGCACCAGCAATAGAAAGGAACAGGTACGTGGTGACGTTCACCGCAATATCGCGGGTGTGGGGGTTCCCGCCTATGAGTAGGTAGATGATGAGTGGGGCTAACGAGCCTAGATACGCCGCAATTATGACGGAGTAGAGGCCCAGGCCCCTGTCAATAATTAATAACGTCAGTGCCGAGGCTACATTCACAGCGATACCCACCGAGGAGACCTCAAGGGCGACCCAGCCCCTGCCGGATACCCAGTAGTACATTGAGTATATCGAGTTCACAGAACCCAGTACCGCAGTGCCGAATAAGGCGATGCCGTACGGTATTGCCTCGACGTAATCGCCATGAATGATGCCGAGCAGCGGCAGTAATGGCGCCGCCAGTATTGCCCCGGTGGCTAGGACGCCGCTCACGGATATCGCAGCCACCGTGTAATCACGAATCAAGTGGTGCCTATCCGTGAGGCCGGAACCCAATGCGTGGGCCACCCTACTCCCGAACACGTTTGTCACGGCCCCTCCCAATGCCGTAATGGCCCCCAGCATGTAACCCGCAAGGCTGTATAGGGCAACGTATGTGGTACCAATGAAGGAGTAAATCACGTACGTAATCACGTAACCACTAACTGAACTCAGGTAACCGAGTAGCCAATTCTGGATCCCAAGGCCTAGGTAGCCCCTGAAACCCCTCTTAATCAATGCAACGCCCCTACCTGGGTTAACGAAGTGCCTGACAATGGCTAAGTAATAGGCCAGGGTTGCTAATTGGCCCATTGCCATCCCAATCACTATTGCATAAACACTCCTGAGTAGCACCAGTAGGGCTATCTCAATGCTCCTAAAGGTTATATTGCCCACGATACCGCCCATTCCCTGGGAAGCCAACCTACCGGTCATCCATAGATACGCTGATAATGCGCCGTTTATTCCAGCGGTGACCACATATGCCGCATAAACAAGGACGAGGCCCATGTACCCACTGGGTATCCTGGTGATCAGGTATAGTGGTATTGCTATTATCAACGCCGCGGCGTAGAGTGTCGAGACGGTTAGGGAGATGGTTAGTAACGCGGCGTAGTGATCATCAATGCCTAAGCCCCTTGAGTGGAGCATGG from Vulcanisaeta distributa DSM 14429 harbors:
- a CDS encoding DUF1616 domain-containing protein — protein: MSYRYLLLLVLLLTALGIALHAQQLGALTAYQYIVELSRLGVNTTSLVNELNNAISLEASGQVGNASTVIGSIVARAQSLIPGARLWYMVGIVIKAVVVAGVVALSVMFYVKRRELIGLIWLRVRGGNRVRGGGPGRPRTFIFSEEVVAVALSIVIILIVFLTAQSIVSGYTQPFSAIGLLGPTGKLGDYPSTVVVGQPISLYIYVYNHMGVPTWFVVRVFVTNNTVAQPPLNQTPIMVFQRVLLNNESWIEPLTLSINSTGTYRIIGELWMYSPSNLTLVYTGKYVQLWVNVTQVMPSG
- a CDS encoding oligosaccharide flippase family protein; amino-acid sequence: MKESPVSGVVFGYLYTAINYVFALAYVILLTRFIPLIQYGYFNTLMAMMGMIGLFFPTLGIDAAIAREGAMLHSRGLGIDDHYAALLTISLTVSTLYAAALIIAIPLYLITRIPSGYMGLVLVYAAYVVTAGINGALSAYLWMTGRLASQGMGGIVGNITFRSIEIALLVLLRSVYAIVIGMAMGQLATLAYYLAIVRHFVNPGRGVALIKRGFRGYLGLGIQNWLLGYLSSVSGYVITYVIYSFIGTTYVALYSLAGYMLGAITALGGAVTNVFGSRVAHALGSGLTDRHHLIRDYTVAAISVSGVLATGAILAAPLLPLLGIIHGDYVEAIPYGIALFGTAVLGSVNSIYSMYYWVSGRGWVALEVSSVGIAVNVASALTLLIIDRGLGLYSVIIAAYLGSLAPLIIYLLIGGNPHTRDIAVNVTTYLFLSIAGALSYILIIDSWPLYQLAIFIVTVLVTYIMRPIPRSVIDQLPGLVRPLLMPFTEMGE
- a CDS encoding DUF1616 domain-containing protein; translation: MDNRDIRNAIKNAINTNQCASVSELVTEVSRALGVPKGLVAYEVMMMWKNGELELEGVPRNSVAYVFSVEGLWYWVSLALVTASILAVTLIGGGPLIYLRYGLGALMLLFMPGYALVESLYPRGDELSPLERLALSIGLSLAVLPLIGLVLNYTPWGIRFVPIVVSTNAVTVTLLTVALVRKARIFEAGEDRCQG